The following proteins come from a genomic window of Lolium rigidum isolate FL_2022 chromosome 5, APGP_CSIRO_Lrig_0.1, whole genome shotgun sequence:
- the LOC124652531 gene encoding histone deacetylase 10, chloroplastic-like isoform X1, whose product MERLRIPPVPILGGRMVPFLRHYRVFGTHRPLIKTAGRNQNLNGGCSAQCAANGSGTSVVSDGNGARKDSALPDSLLCDARVLYCASPAMGHNKESHPESNKRVPAIVDALEKLELTPKHRGSQVLEIQNFYPASLDDVARVHSRTYITGLEKAMSKASDEGLIFIEGTGPTYATHTTFQESLLSAGAGITLVDSVVAASKLGPSPPLGFALVRPPGHHAVPEGPMGFCVFGNIAVAARYAQHQHGLKRVMIIDFDVHHGNGTCDAFYDDPDIFFLSTHQLGSYPGTGKMNLIGQGSGEGTTLNLPLPGGSGDYSMRCAFDEVIAPSAQRFKPDIILVSAGYDAHVLDPLAGLQFTTGTFYMLASSIKELARELCGGRCVFFLEGGYNLQSLSSSVADTFRAFLDEPSLATQFDDPAVLYEEPTRRIKEAIEKVRHLHSL is encoded by the exons ATGGAGCGGCTGCGGATACCACCCGTTCCGATTCTTGGAG GAAGGATGGTTCCTTTTCTCAGGCACTACCGTGTCTTCGGAACTCATCGTCCCTTAATAAAAACAGCTGGGAGAAACCAGAACCTGAATGGGGGTTGCTCTGCGCAGTGTGCGGCAAATGGCAGTGGAACCTCTGTCGTCTCTGACGGAAATGGTGCTCGGAAGGATTCTGCTTTGCCGGATAGTTTGCTTTGCGATGCCCGTGTTCTCTACTGTGCATCTCCTGCAATGGGTCATAACAAG GAATCACATCCAGAATCAAACAAAAGAGTGCCGGCAATAGTTGATGCTCTTGAAAAATTGGAACTTACGCCCAAG CATCGCGGTTCGCAGGTTCTTGAAATTCAAAATTTCTACCCTGCTTCACTTGATGATGTTGCGAGAGTTCATTCAAGAACATACATTACTGGACTAGAAAAG GCTATGAGCAAGGCTTCGGATGAAGGTTTGATATTCATCGAAGGAACTGGACCAACATATGCTACACACACT ACTTTCCAAGAATCACTTCTTTCAGCTGGTGCTGGAATTACATTGGTTGATTCAGTG GTTGCAGCATCAAAGCTGGGCCCAAGTCCACCCCTTGGATTTGCACTAGTAAGGCCACCAGGACATCATGCTGTTCCTGAAGGTCCCATGGGCTTTTGTGTCTTTGGGAACATTGCGGTTGCTGCAAGGTATGCTCAGCATCAACATGGATTAAAGCGAGTAATGATTATAGATTTTGACGTTCACCATGGCAATGGTACGTGTGATGCCTTTTATGACGATCCAGACATTTTCTTCCTCTCAACGCATCAG CTAGGAAGCTATCCCGGTACTGGCAAGATGAACCTAATTGGTCAGGGCAGTGGTGAAGGGACAACACTGAACCTGCCACTGCCCGGTGGTTCAGGTGATTATTCAATGAGGTGTGCGTTTGATGAGGTCATTGCTCCATCAGCGCAGCGGTTCAAGCCCGATATCATCCTCGTTTCAGCTGG CTACGATGCACACGTGCTGGACCCTCTAGCTGGGCTGCAATTCACGACGGGCACTTTCTACATGCTAGCGTCAAGCATCAAGGAGCTAGCCAGGGAGCTCTGTGGTGGCCGTTGTGTCTTCTTCCTGGAAGGCGGGTACAACCTGCAGTCTCTCTCGAGCTCTGTCGCCGACACCTTCCGAGCGTTTCTCGATGAGCCCAGCCTCGCCACACAGTTCGACGACCCAGCAGTACTGTATGAGGAGCCAACGCGGAGGATCAAGGAGGCGATCGAGAAAGTTAGGCATCTCCATTCGCTCTAG
- the LOC124652531 gene encoding histone deacetylase 10, chloroplastic-like isoform X2, giving the protein MVPFLRHYRVFGTHRPLIKTAGRNQNLNGGCSAQCAANGSGTSVVSDGNGARKDSALPDSLLCDARVLYCASPAMGHNKESHPESNKRVPAIVDALEKLELTPKHRGSQVLEIQNFYPASLDDVARVHSRTYITGLEKAMSKASDEGLIFIEGTGPTYATHTTFQESLLSAGAGITLVDSVVAASKLGPSPPLGFALVRPPGHHAVPEGPMGFCVFGNIAVAARYAQHQHGLKRVMIIDFDVHHGNGTCDAFYDDPDIFFLSTHQLGSYPGTGKMNLIGQGSGEGTTLNLPLPGGSGDYSMRCAFDEVIAPSAQRFKPDIILVSAGYDAHVLDPLAGLQFTTGTFYMLASSIKELARELCGGRCVFFLEGGYNLQSLSSSVADTFRAFLDEPSLATQFDDPAVLYEEPTRRIKEAIEKVRHLHSL; this is encoded by the exons ATGGTTCCTTTTCTCAGGCACTACCGTGTCTTCGGAACTCATCGTCCCTTAATAAAAACAGCTGGGAGAAACCAGAACCTGAATGGGGGTTGCTCTGCGCAGTGTGCGGCAAATGGCAGTGGAACCTCTGTCGTCTCTGACGGAAATGGTGCTCGGAAGGATTCTGCTTTGCCGGATAGTTTGCTTTGCGATGCCCGTGTTCTCTACTGTGCATCTCCTGCAATGGGTCATAACAAG GAATCACATCCAGAATCAAACAAAAGAGTGCCGGCAATAGTTGATGCTCTTGAAAAATTGGAACTTACGCCCAAG CATCGCGGTTCGCAGGTTCTTGAAATTCAAAATTTCTACCCTGCTTCACTTGATGATGTTGCGAGAGTTCATTCAAGAACATACATTACTGGACTAGAAAAG GCTATGAGCAAGGCTTCGGATGAAGGTTTGATATTCATCGAAGGAACTGGACCAACATATGCTACACACACT ACTTTCCAAGAATCACTTCTTTCAGCTGGTGCTGGAATTACATTGGTTGATTCAGTG GTTGCAGCATCAAAGCTGGGCCCAAGTCCACCCCTTGGATTTGCACTAGTAAGGCCACCAGGACATCATGCTGTTCCTGAAGGTCCCATGGGCTTTTGTGTCTTTGGGAACATTGCGGTTGCTGCAAGGTATGCTCAGCATCAACATGGATTAAAGCGAGTAATGATTATAGATTTTGACGTTCACCATGGCAATGGTACGTGTGATGCCTTTTATGACGATCCAGACATTTTCTTCCTCTCAACGCATCAG CTAGGAAGCTATCCCGGTACTGGCAAGATGAACCTAATTGGTCAGGGCAGTGGTGAAGGGACAACACTGAACCTGCCACTGCCCGGTGGTTCAGGTGATTATTCAATGAGGTGTGCGTTTGATGAGGTCATTGCTCCATCAGCGCAGCGGTTCAAGCCCGATATCATCCTCGTTTCAGCTGG CTACGATGCACACGTGCTGGACCCTCTAGCTGGGCTGCAATTCACGACGGGCACTTTCTACATGCTAGCGTCAAGCATCAAGGAGCTAGCCAGGGAGCTCTGTGGTGGCCGTTGTGTCTTCTTCCTGGAAGGCGGGTACAACCTGCAGTCTCTCTCGAGCTCTGTCGCCGACACCTTCCGAGCGTTTCTCGATGAGCCCAGCCTCGCCACACAGTTCGACGACCCAGCAGTACTGTATGAGGAGCCAACGCGGAGGATCAAGGAGGCGATCGAGAAAGTTAGGCATCTCCATTCGCTCTAG
- the LOC124652530 gene encoding heat stress transcription factor A-5-like, which translates to MEASGGASGGGGGGGGGPAPFLLKTYEMVDDPSTDVVVSWSDTSDASFVVWNSPEFAARLLPTYFKHSNFSSFIRQLNTYGFRKVDPERWEFANEYFVKGQKHLLKNIYRRKPIHSHSHQPGALPDNERSFFEDEIDRLAREKANLQAELWKFKQQQSGTMFQIEDLEQRVLDMEQRQGKMIAFLQQASKNPLFVQKLVKMAEASSIFSDAFHKKRRLSGLDHATGATEATSFYDDHSTTSKQEMGNLLNQHFSDKLKLGLCPTMTENNLITLSAQSSHEDNGSPHGKHSGCNRMGTEDLPLVPQTMELSDTGTSICPTKDACFTPAVNDEGLFPCHLSLTLASCSMGVDRSQVPNADVSTADEGSENPLEATKDGNQNSSADVGTADPTTPRGDAQVATELAPAAPPVVVNDKFWEQFLTERPGCCETEDASSGLRSDPPMDKGQTEGNWKDGREDLEQLKL; encoded by the coding sequence ATGGAAGCCTCTGGTGgggccagcggaggaggaggtggtggaggcggtggACCAGCGCCGTTCCTGTTGAAGACGTACGAGATGGTGGACGACCCATCGACGGACGTGGTGGTGTCTTGGAGCGATACGTCGGATGCGAGCTTCGTGGTCTGGAATTCGCCGGAGTTTGCTGCACGGCTGCTGCCTACCTACTTCAAGCACAGCAATTTCTCCAGCTTCATCCGCCAGCTCAACACCTACGGATTCCGTAAAGTAGACCCTGAGCGATGGGAGTTCGCTAACGAATACTTTGTCAAGGGGCAGAAGCACCTGCTGAAGAATATCTACAGGCGAAAGCCAATCCACAGCCACAGCCATCAACCTGGTGCGCTGCCTGATAATGAGCGTTCATTCTTTGAGGATGAGATTGACCGGCTTGCACGGGAGAAAGCAAACCTCCAGGCTGAACTCTGGAAATTCAAGCAGCAGCAGTCGGGAACAATGTTCCAGATTGAAGATCTTGAGCAACGGGTGCTTGACATGGAGCAGCGGCAAGGCAAGATGATTGCCTTCCTGCAGCAAGCTAGCAAGAACCCTCTCTTTGTTCAGAAGCTTGTTAAGATGGCAGAGGCATCCTCAATCTTCTCAGATGCTTTCCACAAGAAAAGAAGGTTGTCTGGCTTAGATCACGCCACTGGGGCCACCGAAGCTACTAGTTTTTATGATGACCATAGCACCACTTCCAAGCAAGAAATGGGCAACCTGTTGAATCAGCACTTCTCCGATAAGCTTAAGTTGGGGCTTTGTCCCACAATGACAGAGAATAATCTCATCACTCTCAGTGCTCAAAGTTCGCACGAAGATAACGGTAGCCCTCATGGCAAGCATTCAGGGTGCAATAGAATGGGGACAGAAGACCTTCCGCTGGTGCCACAAACGATGGAACTCTCTGATACTGGGACTTCCATCTGTCCCACCAAGGATGCTTGCTTTACGCCAGCTGTGAACGACGAAGGGCTCTTCCCGTGCCACCTGAGTCTTACTCTCGCATCATGCTCGATGGGTGTCGACAGAAGCCAAGTCCCCAATGCAGATGTGAGCACCGCTGATGAAGGAAGTGAAAACCCACTGGAGGCCACCAAGGATGGTAATCAGAACTCATCAGCTGATGTCGGTACAGCGGACCCGACGACGCCACGAGGGGATGCACAAGTTGCCACTGAGCTGGCTCCTGCAGCTCCCCCTGTCGTGGTGAATGACAAGTTCTGGGAACAGTTCCTGACCGAGAGGCCGGGCTGCTGTGAGACAGAAGACGCAAGCTCTGGCCTAAGGAGTGACCCTCCAATGGACAAGGGGCAAACAGAGGGCAACTGGAAGGATGGCAGAGAAGACCTGGAACAGCTGAAACTCTGA